From a region of the Bacteroidota bacterium genome:
- a CDS encoding DUF1232 domain-containing protein yields the protein MAKPTGLTRYYKQATDYLSNPKKIKRLLAAVGSYTQKYPIEVKSFLKDLKLLLEILKAWYSGKYTTIPTKTLILIIVALVYLITPIDLIPDFLPGGLIDDAAVIMWVLKSIGEDIKKYKLWKKRKKK from the coding sequence ATGGCGAAACCAACAGGATTAACAAGGTATTATAAACAAGCGACTGATTATCTTTCAAATCCTAAAAAGATTAAAAGACTTTTGGCAGCCGTTGGTAGTTACACACAAAAATATCCGATTGAAGTGAAATCTTTTCTCAAAGATTTAAAATTGTTACTGGAAATACTGAAGGCGTGGTATTCGGGTAAATACACGACAATACCAACAAAGACTTTAATACTAATTATAGTCGCATTGGTGTATTTGATTACGCCAATAGATTTAATTCCAGATTTTTTACCTGGTGGTTTAATTGATGATGCCGCTGTAATAATGTGGGTATTAAAATCGATTGGTGAAGACATTAAAAAATATAAATTGTGGAAGAAACGTAAAAAGAAATAA